tgagatcaccaacaaggtgcaggggacaagatgttgcagcaaggttggatttggtatttaccagggaatctctctaaagaggaaattgaacatgaaagtcccttgggaaaagcgatcatgatgtcctaagctttgagctggatacagaattaagcacgaataagattgtggaacacaggaggaaaaattaaattatactagggcaaattataaccatataagggagttctttaatgaaattgactggtccgtggtataccaggaaagagatatgcaattgaaatacgataaatttatggatttgtataactctgctgtgaaaagtttgtgccatattacagaaagaggactttaaataataaacagtggtttaatagaaattgtgaagaagcaaaaaagaacaaagaaaaggcatggaagaaacttaagaaaaacagtgatgtattatcaagggaaggctacaaaacagcaaggaatagatatgttgaagtaaggagaacagcacagaaggaatatgaacagagggtggtggaaaactgtgatagtgacccaaaaatgttttacaaattcataaatggaaaactaaataaaaggaggcaatagaaaaggtaaaaaacaggaagaagtatatgaagatgctggagatatagctgaaattttgaacgacaacttttgcaaagtgtttacaaaggaggagcattttatgggaggaaggcctacgaaaataaagcaaatgcaggacatcatggttactaaggaagatgtaaggaaaattataagcaatctggatattaataaatcaatggggcctgatggcatatctgggaggttgctaaatgaatgtaaggatcaattgttgaaccccatatttgatattgtggaaacctccatacgaacaggattagtcccgaaagagtggaaaagagctgacattgtgcctatatataagaatggtagtagaatggaaccgctaaattatagaccagtatcgttgactagtatattgtgcaaggtatgtgaagaagtaattaaagctaagtggagtgagtatctagaaagtgaaaacattctgagtgaaaggcagtttggtttcagaaaaggaagatcgtgtgtatccaatttattatgtttttattcaagagtgactgacatactacaacatagagagggatgggtggatgctatctacctggacttgagaaaggcctttgataaagtaccacacaatagactgatgtggaaactaaagatgactggaggagtaaatgataaactagcaaaatggatggaaaattacttaatgggaagagaaatgagaacagtggtgagaggaaggaagtccgagtggaagaaggtaaccagtggagttccacaagggtcagtgctgggtcccatcatgtttttgatttatgttaatgatatgccagtaggaattgacagttatatgaacatgtttgcggacgatactaaaattatgaggagagtaaagaatgtggaagattgtaacaagttacaggaagatcttgataaaatatatgagtggagtaaagagtggcagatggaatttaatatagacaagacccatgttatgaaaatgggaagaagtagatacagaccaaacagggattacaggctgggtgatgagaaaattaaagagaccaatgaggagaaagacttaggagtaaccgtgcaaaacactttgtcaccggagaaacacattaacaagattttttggaaaacatacaacatgcttcaaaatattggccttgcattccactacctagatgaaggaatgatgaagaagatattatgtaccttaataagaccccagttagaatatgcagcatgtgtctggtcaccgcatatgaagaaaaatgtgaagaaggtagaaagggtacaaaggctggcaacaaggatggtaccaggactcaggagttagactatgaggaaagactgaggaagctggggctgaccacattagaagagagaagaacaagaggagacatgataactatgtataaattggtgaacaagattgacatactggatagagagttgataaaggtgaccacaagtaatcatctccgaggacatggaaaaaagctaataaaggacatctgtctaaatgacgtgagaaaatacagtttcccacatcgtagcattgataagtggaataaactgagcagtcatgtcgttgacgcggtgtgtgtcaatcagatgaaagagagatatgacaggaatggacaaggagacaggacacagagagcttagctcgggccctgtaatacacaaataagtaaatacaaataggtaaatacacacacacattcattcatagCAAAGTGAAGAGTACCAGCAtgccacacaacactcactaagTCAAGATGTATCAACAGGCATCACCCACCTGAACAAgaagcacacagcacacagcaggcACAAGACACAGGGAGTGATCCCATGTAGGTGAACACCACCAAGAATTGATCCCTTTCTCAGGCcacgagaaggagggagggatgggttcCTTGTCCTGCTCCCGTGAGCAGTGTTCATTTACTGGCATGACTGTGTCCACATCCCAGATCTGTCAATGACACAGCCATCACTACACTTCCAACTCATGAACCAACTAGGGAAATTTTTTATATCTCAGTTACTAAATGGATTTTGCAAAGGTGGGCTTGAAAGACTTGGCTTAAAAACTAACTGCTGAACTAATAGTTAATAGTGATGTGGAAATCTTTACAGTCACACATGTTATTGATCTGAGAGTATGTACATGTAAGTGTATCTgaacacatacataaacacacacaaaggtggaTTCAACAAAAAGAGAACACCTTAAAACTAACACGGCAGAACCAACAGTGACTCAGAAAAATTTGAAAACACATCTTAATAAATGAGGAGCGTGTCTAGCTGAGCATATGCATCCACAGGTACATGTTGACCTGAGGGGACTGTCCACTGTGTGTGAGGCAGCCTGACAAATGACCAACATTAAGGCAAGCAGGAACTTTGAGACTTGTCAAAACTcataatagtgcagaaatcacacctaagagagagagagagagagagagagagagagaatatatcaatACAAAACTCATTCATCTCTTGTCATTCTTTCTTAAAAAgttcaccaagagagagagagagagagagagagagagagagagagagagagagagagagagagagagagagagagagagagagagagagaaaataccacAATCTTTCATCAGTCATCATTGTTTTCAGTGGCAATTTGTGAAGTTTCAACAATGACACACAACTGCaacaattcaagaaaaaaactaGCATTAGTCTTTCTTAACTAAGACACTGGAGACCTATCAACATTGCATTCTTCCTCTCATAAAAGCAATCCAGTATGTAACTAAcactacctatctatctatctggggTCTTAATACAAACAACTCACAAAACCTACTCTGCATCTCCTAACATGTCAATCAAGTGACTAAGAAATCATCCACCTGTCAacatctttcctctcaccacaccaatcactaagctctctctctctctctctctctctctctctctctctctctctctctctctctctctctctgaagcctcCACCAAACCACTACTCACATCCCAATACTGATCCTGCAGGTGGGAGTCAGTCTAGGGGAGGAGAGTCGCAACAGCAGTTCAGAACATTGGCTGGTGTAGATGTTTTAAGGTGTGACAACATTAGTGgtgtctttccctcctccttgcaGTAAGTCCGGGGAACAGTAGGTGATGTTAGGTGAGGTCTGATTGAATGgtgtccctttcccttccttccagtaAGTCTAATTGACACAAAAATTAGTATGTTATGTTAGATCTAAATTAGTATGTTATGTTAGATCTACAAGAACTTTAAACAATTACTATCATCTAACAGTAAAGGATAAACCACAGATATCTATGCATTGTGGAGATACATCCACACCATTTATCATTATATTCCTCTCCTATCACTGCTAAATAAAAGCTTCATACTAAAAATACAAGCACAAAAATACACTGAACTAGTCAATGCAGCAAAACCATCATCATTCTATCTGGAATTCATTAAAAATCAACACCAAATACTACAAGtccagaaatacaatgaaatattGAAAGCAGTAAACACTCACCATACAACACTATCTCTAGAAGACTGCCAAGggtaacaccacaacaccacagccaAGCACCCCAGGAAGACAGGAATGAGAGTGTACAGTAGTTGCCAGTGAGAAGCACCACACCGATGGGATGAGGGACAGCTGGCCACACTCTGCGGTCCATGGTCCAGCATGATGGATCCTGcacaataaagagagaagtggtggtgtTCCATCATTTGCGGTGTGTCCTCTCTGCCTTGCCACTGTCATGTTGCTTGGTGTCCATCAGAGCACAGCAGAGGGGGTCTTGCACAGAAAAGACAAACCATTATGTTCCAGTAAGGATGCATATATTCCCTGCCTTGTGGCTGTTATTGTATACCTCAGGGCACACCAAAGACAatgccattaaaaaaaaaatgttgcttttcattttcatgttaTCACAGATGGAAGATAAATATGTCATGATGTAATGTAAATATCTTAGGCTACTGGAAAGTTGAAGGAAAATGTAACTCGTAAATTGTTAATCAGAAcataatatgatgaaaaaagtcTACAGCTAGCTAACTAATAGATGACCATTTATAACCAACACATGCACCACACCAGTCGCTACTCATCCTTGCACCACGAGAGTCACACCTTCACACCTtgtttgacaaaaaaaaaaaaaaataaataaaatgaaagcaaaatcaAGAATTACAAtacaatggtaaaaaaaaaaaaagaaagaaagaaaaagaaaatacacagcCAAAAAACAAAAAGCCATGTAATGACACTACAAACAGCACATCCACACTCCACCTTCTACCAGGAGAGCCACACCTGTAGCAGTAGTGTGAGCAGTGCTGATGTTTCCTGCACAGCACAAAGCCCACACTGACAATGCCAGTGTGCTGTGCTGAGGAGGACAGACCAGGCACTGCTCCACCGAGGGACCAGGAGCTGTGTGTTGCAGTGAAAAAGGAGTGCCAAGAAGATCACCAACACAAAGAGGTCTTCTGAGTAAGGTGTCGAGAATAACATACTGGCAGATTGGagcagaagaggagaggtgcCTGGTATGCTGTAATATGCCTCAGTCTTCACCACATCCTCCCTCACTGCTCACTTTGTGGTATACAATTGCAGCCtgcaaaataaaagatgaagttGATGAGAACAGCAGAGATTAGCAGGATGCTGtagtaggaaagaaatgggaaggtggtggttctctaaaagactggttgatgaatggaacagacttGGTAATGATGAAGGTGtatgctgagtcaatagggaccCAGTAAACAATGACCGGCGGCCCGCCGTTGGCTTAAGAGAGGCCGGGGGTGGCTGAATGTGCGCAGATGTGACTCTGTTGTGCCTGCAATTGGACGCTTTGGACTTAAACTTTTAGCAGAGTATGTTTAGTGAGACGTTGATGAAATTTTTGGTTTTTAACATATCCTAACTTACATGAATTATGGTAGTCATTGCCTCAAATGAATTACATTGAGAAACATGTAAAATAAACTAATTTTATTAACATGGAAGAATAATGTATAAAAGACTATTTAAACGATATTGCAAGTTTTCTAATGAAGGTATTATGTAATTCTGTTTGTAAATGACATCAAGTTGTCTTAAGTGGAATGTAAAGACATTATGAATGGTGCTCTAATCTGCCAATGACTATTACATAGTGCCACATTGAAAGCACTAAAAAGATGTGGTTTGAACATGACATGAATGTGGCTCTTTAATTACATAGGCAAACAGTTCGCATTAAACAGAAAACCCTGCCATTGTTTTCTTGTGCTAATAATTGCTTCTAATGCTAAAAGTCTGACATGGAACTCTGCAGGACTATTGATGTATGGATGTTTAAGTGCTAAAAGTCACCTCACAGCTCTTTTAAGACCAGGTCACTGCTAAAtattgcaaggtgtgctagggcaaaggagaaaagagattgagcatagaaaaggtggaggagaaatagaaatccagtaaataaggaaaacttcaaggcagcgagaaatgaatatgttaaggtgaggaagcaagaggaaaagaactttgaaaaggactttgtcgaaaaatgtaaggagcaaccaaaattgttctacagattcataaatggaaaaattaggcaaagagaaacaatagaaaggttaaaaggagagaacgggatggtggaagacccaaaaagtatggtagaactattaaataataaattccaggtctttactaaggaatccaaatttgaaagaccacagggtaatagagagaccatctatatgtaagagattaaagtaaccaagcttgaaataaaagagttaatgaaggaattggataaagaaaaggcaatgggaccggatgaagtctcaggcagaatactgaaagaatgtaaggaagaactagaaagtcctatatacaacatcataaaatgctcaatagaaaatggaacagtaccagtggaatggaaaagagctgaggtggttcccatatatataagagcagaaggaagaatatgaagtagatggatacattatgtatttacaccagagaattggtaggataggtggaggagtagttatttatgtaaaaaaatccttcatttccagtcaggttaatggtattaaggtagataacagtagagtccttatggctggatgttagagtaaacaaaagtaaggttattagagtaggagctttttatagaccaccaaaccagtcagcagaggtagacaaccttatggtagatgagataaatagggggtgtactagtcagacaattatcttaggggattttaatcttaagtcagtaaactgggagaggatggtagaagatgctagtgaaaataagtttatggaaagttttcaggataactatttagtgcagatggtagataaacctactagggggaggaaggttttagacatagtactaacaaatattgagcattgtttaaaggaagttgaggtaggagagactttagcaaacagtgaccatcatataattagatttatcattaattccagtagggataatatagtgaataagactagagtcccaaactatcagaaaggcaattatggtaggttacgtcagttaataggagaggtaaactgggaagatagttttggaaataaaactgcacaggagatgtgggatattttcaaggttgtagtaaagggtatagtgatgcagtgtatcccttacaaagatataaggcagagaaacaggaagccattatggtggactcaagagataggtagacagatcagagagaagaagagggcatatagagagttgcagaaaagtggggaagatgtagatttgattaggtacagacaggtcagggatgatttgagtaaggttataaaaaaagtaaaaggcaggcagagataaaactagctagagctgggagtaaagatcccaaaaattatatagttattacaaggtcagtgataaaagaaataaggataggattggaccactcagaaaagatggtgtagtagtggatcaaaatgaagacatagtagaattattgaatgaacaattttcttcagtatttactagggaaagaataggaaatcctgttataaacagtgcgacgagtagtttaagagctttagaaaatattgatataaaaccgggaattat
This region of Portunus trituberculatus isolate SZX2019 chromosome 12, ASM1759143v1, whole genome shotgun sequence genomic DNA includes:
- the LOC123502790 gene encoding uncharacterized protein LOC123502790, translated to MLFSTPYSEDLFVLVIFLALLFHCNTQLLVPRWSSAWSVLLSTAHWHCQCGLCAVQETSALLTLLLQDPSCWTMDRRVWPAVPHPIGVVLLTGNYCTLSFLSSWGAWLWCCGVTLGSLLEIVLYDLLEGRERDTIQSDLT